The Nitrospirota bacterium DNA window CATCTGTTGACCCATTATCTACAACAATAATATTGTTGATAATTGGAGGAATAGATTGTAAAACTTTCGGCAGAGTTTCAGCCTCATTCCTTGCAGGCAGGATGAGAGCAATATTTATACCTTTCATATAAATAAATATATCATAAAACAAAAAGGTTCAAACATTTAACCATTAATTGAGACATCTACTCTTAAGTTTCTCAATTTCTGTTCTGAGCTGTTTTGAAACATTAATTTCCTATCCTTTATCCTCTTCAGGATTTCTAAAATTTCTCCCTCTCTCTATTATCGAAAAAAACATCCTCTTTTTGATTTCCTTTGCTTTGGTATATTTTGCAACTAATGGTTTTTTAAAAGACTCCATGAAAAGATTCTTGTTCACATTAATTTCAATTTGGGCACCATGTAGTCCATGTTCTGATTCACCATATACATTTAT harbors:
- a CDS encoding glycosyltransferase, translating into MKGINIALILPARNEAETLPKVLQSIPPIINNIIVVDNGSTD